In a genomic window of Glycine max cultivar Williams 82 chromosome 13, Glycine_max_v4.0, whole genome shotgun sequence:
- the LOC100793245 gene encoding aspartic proteinase CDR1, with protein MAMITRYCSLALVLLWCLYNISFLKANDGGFSVEMIHRDSSRSPLYRPTETPFQRVANAVRRSINRGNHFKKAFVSTDSAESTVVASQGEYLMRYSVGSPPFQVLGIVDTGSDILWLQCEPCEDCYKQTTPIFDPSKSKTYKTLPCSSNTCESLHGDLSVETLTLGSTDGSSVHFPKTVIGCGHNNGGTFQEEGSGIVGLGGGPVSLISQLSSSIGGKFSYCLAPIFSESNSSSKLNFGDAAVVSGRGTVSTPLDPLNGQVFYFLTLEAFSVGDNRIEFSGSSSSGSGSGDGNIIIDSGTTLTLLPQEDYLNLESAVSDVIKLERARDPSKLLSLCYKTTSDELDLPVITAHFKGADVELNPISTFVPVEKGVVCFAFISSKIGAIFGNLAQQNLLVGYDLVKKTVSFKPTDCTKG; from the exons ATGGCAATGATTACACGTTATTGCTCTCTTGCTCTGGTTTTATTGTGGTGTTTATACAACATCTCATTCTTGAAGGCCAATGATGGTGGCTTTAGTGTGGAAATGATCCACCGCGACTCGTCAAGATCACCATTGTATCGTCCAACAGAAACTCCGTTCCAACGAGTTGCGAATGCTGTGCGTCGTTCGATCAACCGTGGGAATCATTTCAAGAAAGCTTTTGTGAGCACAGATTCAGCCGAATCGACTGTAGTAGCAAGTCAAGGTGAATACCTAATGAGATATTCAGTTGGAAGCCCACCATTCCAAGTATTGGGTATTGTTGACACAGGTAGTGACATTCTTTGGCTGCAATGTGAACCCTGTGAAGACTGTTACAAGCAAACCACTCCAATATTCGATCCTTCAAAATCGAAAACCTACAAAACCCTACCTTGCTCTTCTAATACGTGTGAATCTTTGC ATGGAGATCTTAGCGTGGAAACCCTAACTTTAGGGTCCACTGACGGTTCTTCTGTCCATTTTCCTAAAACCGTGATAGGATGCGGGCACAACAATGGGGGGACCTTTCAAGAGGAAGGATCTGGCATAGTTGGCCTTGGAGGAGGACCCGTGTCTCTTATATCTCAGTTGAGTTCTTCAATTGGTGGAAAATTTTCCTATTGTTTGGCACCAATATTTTCAGAATCTAACTCATCTAGCAAACTCAATTTTGGAGATGCTGCTGTGGTTTCTGGGCGTGGAACTGTCTCAACCCCTCTAGACCCATTAAATGGACAAGTATTTTATTTCCTAACCTTGGAAGCATTCAGTGTGGGAGACAATAGAATAGAGTTTTCAGGCTCCTCCTCTTCTGGATCTGGTAGTGGAGATGGAAACATTATAATTGACTCTGGTACAACACTCACGCTTTTGCCACAGGAAGATTACTTGAATTTGGAATCAGCAGTATCAGATGTAATTAAATTAGAGCGTGCTAGGGATCCAAGTAAACTCTTGAGCCTATGCTACAAAACTACATCAGATGAACTGGATTTACCAGTCATCACAGCACATTTTAAAGGTGCAGATGTTGAGTTGAATCCTATCAGCACCTTTGTTCCGGTGGAAAAGGGAGTAGTATGTTTTGCTTTCATTTCAAGTAAAATTGGTGCCATCTTTGGGAACTTGGCACAACAAAACCTCTTGGTTGGCTATGACCTCGTAAAGAAAACTGTCTCCTTTAAGCCCACAGATTGTACCAAGGGGTGA
- the LOC100786014 gene encoding proline-rich protein 4, whose product MRKASSTMHCALLRFWVPLLLLASFSYAPSVSATTEISGNEVNTDGKVINEELAKPSLKGHDEEAKFKGFFPKPIPIVKPIPKPIPIIKPIPIPVYKPIPKPIPIVKPIPKSIPVAKPIPNEEEKFKGFIPKPIPIIKPIPKIIPIVKPIPKIIPIVKPIPIPVYKPKPKLIPVVKPIPVIKPVPKIIPVVKPIPIIKPVPKPIPIIKPIPKPFIVKKPIPTVESEEFLKPKPFFKKPIIPKLPLHPKFKKPLLPPLPIHKPIPTP is encoded by the exons ATGAGAAAGGCTTCTTCCACTATGCATTGCGCACTTCTGCGCTTTTGGGTTCCCTTGTTGCTGCTTGCTAGCTTCAGCTATGCTCCTTCTGTTTCGGCCACAACTGAAATTTCAG GGAATGAAGTGAACACAGATGGGAAGGTGATAAATGAAGAGTTAGCAAAACCAAGTCTAAAAGGACATGATGAAGAAGCAAAGTTCAAAGGATTTTTTCCAAAACCAATTCCTATAGTTAAACCAATTCCAAAGCCAATTCCTATTATTAAACCTATTCCAATTCCAGTTTATAAGCCTATTCCAAAACCAATTCCTATTGTTAAGCCTATTCCAAAGTCAATTCCAGTTGCTAAGCCAATTcctaatgaagaagaaaaattcaaaggaTTTATTCCAAAGCCAATTCCTATAATTAAGCCTATTCCAAAGATAATTCCTATTGTTAAACCTATTCCAAAGATAATTCCTATTGTTAAACCTATTCCTATTCCAGTTTATAAGCCTAAACCAAAACTAATTCCTGTTGTTAAGCCAATTCCTGTTATTAAGCCTGTTCCAAAGATAATTCCCGTTGTTAAACCAATTCCAATTATTAAACCTGTGCCAAAACCAATTCCCATTATTAAGCCTATCCCAAAACCATTTATAGTGAAAAAGCCCATCCCGACTGTTGAGTCGGAGGAATTTCTAAAACCAAAGCCTTTCTTCAAAAAGCCTATTATTCCTAAGCTACCACTTCACCCCAAATTCAAGAAACCACTTCTACCACCATTGCCAATTCACAAGCCAATTCCAACTCCATAA
- the LOC100786530 gene encoding flavin-containing monooxygenase FMO GS-OX5 translates to MHRSLKVAVIGAGVSGLAAARELRHEGHNVVVLEKSNHVGGMWAYDPKTDSDPLGLDPTRETVHSSLYLSLRTNLPRQLMGFSDFPFVKNESGDPRTFPGHEEVLRFLEGFAGEFGINELTQFETEVVRVERKGNEWVVESRTSRDGDSVSREGFDAVVVCSGHFVEPKLAEVPGIDTWRGFQMHSHNYRVPQPFHNQVVILIGLGPSAFDISREIAQVAREVHVATRLNPDLAGMKLGDYGKIMFRTAVKCVFEDGLVAFEDGFSVYADAIIHCTGYKYHFPFLETNGLVTVDDNRVGPLYKHVFPPALSPWLSFIGLTFKNSVYQIIELQCKWVAKVLSGKVLLPTEKEMMESVKEYYQLMEENGLPKRYTHSLYPLQADYKHWLVAEIGLPPLEEWKENMLKQCFKNFVEMNEKYRDEWDDTYWDAIIHGAPASEK, encoded by the exons ATGCATCGATCACTGAAAGTCGCGGTGATCGGCGCCGGCGTCTCGGGCCTCGCCGCCGCGCGCGAACTCCGCCACGAGGGCCACAACGTCGTCGTTTTGGAAAAGTCCAATCACGTGGGCGGCATGTGGGCCTACGACCCAAAAACAGATTCCGACCCATTGGGTCTCGACCCGACCCGCGAAACCGTCCACAGTAGCCTCTACCTCTCGCTGCGCACCAACCTCCCGCGCCAGCTCATGGGCTTCTCGGACTTTCCGTTTGTAAAAAACGAATCGGGTGACCCGAGAACGTTCCCGGGTCACGAGGAGGTGCTGCGGTTTCTGGAAGGGTTCGCGGGCGAGTTCGGGATTAACGAGTTGACCCAGTTTGAAACGGAGGTTGTGAGAGTAGAGAGAAAGGGAAACGAGTGGGTGGTTGAGTCAAGAACGAGTCGAGACGGTGACTCAGTGAGTCGGGAGGGGTTCGACGCGGTTGTGGTTTGTTCGGGGCACTTTGTGGAACCCAAACTTGCGGAGGTACCCGGGATTGACACGTGGCGGGGGTTCCAGATGCATTCGCATAACTACAGAGTTCCTCAACCTTTCCATAATCAG GTTGTGATTTTAATTGGTCTTGGACCAAGTGCATTTGACATCTCAAGAGAAATAGCACAAGTAGCAAGGGAAGTTCATGTAGCAACAAGACTAAATCCAGATTTAGCGGGAATGAAGCTCGGAGATTATGGCAAAATAATGTTTCGCACAGCG GTCAAATGTGTATTTGAAGATGGTTTGGTTGCCTTTGAAGATGGATTCTCCGTTTATGCAGATGCCATAATCCACTGTACAGG ATACAAGTACCACTTTCCTTTCCTTGAAACCAATGGACTAGTAACCGTTGATGATAATCGCGTTGGGCCACTATACAAACACGTCTTTCCTCCTGCATTGTCTCCATGGCTCTCTTTCATTGGTTTAACCTTCAAG AATTCAGTCTACCAAATAATTGAGTTGCAATGCAAGTGGGTTGCAAAAGTTTTGTCTGGTAAAGTTCTTTTACCTACAGAAAAGGAAATGATGGAATCTGTTAAAGAATACTATCAACTCATGGAGGAAAATGGGTTGCCCAAGCGTTACACTCATTCCCTTTATCCACTTCag GCTGACTATAAACACTGGCTAGTGGCTGAAATTGGATTGCCTCCGTTGGAAGAATGGAAAGAGAATATGCTTAAACAGTGCTTTAAGAACTTTGTTGAAATGAATGAAAAGTACAGAGATGAATGGGATGATACTTATTGGGATGCCATCATTCATGGTGCTCCGGCTTCAGAAAAATAA
- the LOC100792722 gene encoding aspartic proteinase CDR1 → MAAMMPRSSSSLALVLLCLYINISFSNSKVLNSGFSVEMIHRDSSRSPLYRHTETPFQRVANAMRRSINRANHFNKKSFVASTNTAESTVKASQGEYLMSYSVGTPPFEILGVVDTGSGITWMQCQRCEDCYEQTTPIFDPSKSKTYKTLPCSSNMCQSVISTPSCSSDKIGCKYTIKYGDGSHSQGDLSVETLTLGSTNGSSVQFPNTVIGCGHNNKGTFQGEGSGVVGLGGGPVSLISQLSSSIGGKFSYCLAPMFSQSNSSSKLNFGDAAVVSGLGAVSTPLVSKTGSEVFYYLTLEAFSVGDKRIEFVGGSSSSGSSNGEGNIIIDSGTTLTLLPQEDYSNLESAVADAIQANRVSDPSNFLSLCYQTTPSGQLDVPVITAHFKGADVELNPISTFVQVAEGVVCFAFHSSEVVSIFGNLAQLNLLVGYDLMEQTVSFKPTDCTQE, encoded by the coding sequence ATGGCAGCAATGATGCCACGTTCTTCGTCATCTCTTGCTCTTGTTTTACTTTGTCTTTACATTAATATCTCTTTCTCAAACTCAAAGGTCCTTAATAGTGGTTTTAGTGTGGAAATGATCCACCGCGACTCGTCAAGATCACCACTGTATCGTCACACAGAAACACCGTTCCAACGAGTTGCCAATGCCATGCGTCGTTCCATCAACCGTGCGAatcatttcaacaaaaaaagttTTGTTGCCTCCACAAACACAGCCGAATCCACTGTAAAAGCAAGTCAAGGAGAATACCTAATGAGCTATTCAGTTGGAACCCCACCATTCGAAATATTGGGTGTTGTTGACACTGGTAGTGGCATTACCTGGATGCAATGCCAACGCTGTGAAGACTGTTACGAACAAACCACTCCAATATTCGATCCTTCAAAATCCAAAACCTACAAAACCCTACCTTGCTCTTCCAACATGTGTCAATCAGTGATAAGTACTCCATCTTGCTCTTCGGACAAAATTGGGTGTAAATACACTATTAAATATGGTGATGGTTCACACTCACAAGGAGATCTTAGCGTGGAAACCCTAACTTTAGGTTCCACCAATGGTTCTTCTGTCCAATTTCCTAACACCGTGATAGGATGCGGGCACAACAATAAAGGAACCTTTCAAGGGGAAGGCTCTGGCGTAGTTGGCCTTGGAGGAGGACCCGTGTCTCTTATATCTCAATTGAGTTCTTCAATTGGTGGAAAATTTTCCTATTGTTTGGCACCAATGTTTTCACAATCTAACTCGTCTAGCAAACTCAATTTTGGAGATGCCGCTGTTGTTTCGGGGCTTGGCGCTGTCTCAACCCCTCTAGTCTCAAAAACTGGATCAGAAGTATTTTACTACCTAACCTTGGAAGCATTCAGTGTTGGAGACAAAAGAATAGAGTTTGTTGGAGGCTCCTCCTCTTCTGGATCTAGTAATGGAGAGGGAAACATAATAATTGATTCAGGTACTACACTCACTCTTTTGCCACAAGAAGATTACTCGAATTTGGAATCAGCAGTAGCAGATGCAATTCAAGCAAATCGTGTTAGCGATCCAAGTAATTTCTTGAGCCTATGCTACCAAACTACACCATCTGGTCAACTTGATGTACCAGTGATCACAGCACATTTTAAAGGTGCAGATGTTGAATTGAACCCTATCAGCACCTTTGTTCAAGTGGCTGAGGGAGTAGTATGTTTTGCTTTCCATTCAAGTGAAGTTGTTTCCATCTTTGGGAACTTGGCACAGCTAAACCTCTTGGTTGGCTATGACCTTATGGAGCAAACAGTCTCCTTTAAGCCTACAGATTGTACCCAGGAGTGA